A single Rubrivivax gelatinosus IL144 DNA region contains:
- a CDS encoding monovalent cation/H+ antiporter subunit D yields MTAADLIVAPVLLPLATAAGMLLLGEQRRGIKSVVNTLSTAAGLAIAIFLLLQVHGQDAPSAYAVYLPGNWPVPYGIVLVVDRLSALMMVLAGSVALASLLFALARWHRAGVYFHVLFQLQLMGLYGAFLTADLFNLFVFFEVLLAASYALLLHGGGPERVRAGLHYIAINLFASLLFLIGVAVLYGVTGTLNMADIARKLPLVAESDRGLLLAGASLLGVAFLAKAALWPLNFWLPPAYAAAGAPSAAVFAILTKVGVYAVLRLWTLCFPESAGPSAFYGAELLAWGGIATLAYGSVGMLASQQPARLAGYSVIASSGTLIAAIGLHEPTLAAGALYYLASSTLAGAAMFLLVELLERAREVETAPPQADSGDEELPDFIDTAPPAIVNLDDDEEALIGRAIPAALAFIGVAFGICGLALSGLPPLSGFVGKLAMLSALLPRRDLAAWVFFAMLILSGLMAATALVRIGIRHFWTSGDRPAPTLRIVEGLPVAGLLAALVTLVVLGEPMLEYTRATTEALQSPTLYIDAVLRAEPLPAPTLEAAR; encoded by the coding sequence ATGACGGCCGCCGACCTGATCGTCGCCCCGGTGCTGCTGCCGCTGGCCACCGCCGCCGGCATGCTGCTGCTGGGCGAGCAGCGCCGCGGCATCAAGTCCGTGGTCAACACGCTGTCCACCGCCGCCGGCCTGGCCATCGCGATCTTCCTGCTGCTGCAGGTGCACGGCCAGGACGCGCCTTCGGCCTACGCCGTCTACCTGCCGGGCAACTGGCCGGTGCCCTACGGCATCGTGCTCGTCGTCGACCGGCTCTCGGCGCTGATGATGGTGCTGGCCGGCAGCGTGGCCCTGGCCTCGCTGCTGTTCGCGCTGGCGCGCTGGCACCGCGCGGGGGTGTATTTCCACGTGCTCTTCCAGCTGCAGCTGATGGGGCTGTACGGCGCCTTCCTGACGGCCGACCTGTTCAACCTCTTCGTCTTCTTCGAGGTGCTGCTGGCCGCCAGCTACGCGCTGCTGCTGCACGGCGGCGGCCCCGAGCGCGTGCGTGCCGGGCTGCACTACATCGCGATCAACCTGTTCGCCTCACTGCTGTTCCTGATCGGCGTGGCCGTGCTCTACGGCGTCACCGGCACGCTGAACATGGCCGACATCGCGCGCAAGCTGCCGCTGGTGGCCGAGTCCGACCGCGGCCTGCTGCTGGCCGGCGCCTCGCTGCTGGGCGTGGCCTTCCTCGCCAAGGCGGCGCTGTGGCCGCTGAACTTCTGGCTGCCCCCGGCCTACGCCGCGGCCGGCGCGCCGTCGGCGGCGGTGTTCGCGATCCTCACCAAGGTCGGCGTCTACGCCGTGCTGCGGCTGTGGACGCTGTGTTTCCCCGAGAGCGCCGGCCCCTCGGCCTTCTACGGCGCCGAGCTGCTGGCCTGGGGCGGCATCGCGACGCTGGCCTACGGCTCGGTGGGCATGCTGGCCTCGCAGCAGCCGGCGCGGCTGGCCGGCTACAGCGTCATCGCCTCGTCGGGCACGCTGATCGCGGCCATCGGCCTGCACGAGCCGACGCTGGCCGCCGGCGCGCTGTACTACCTGGCGAGCTCGACGCTGGCCGGCGCGGCGATGTTCCTGCTCGTCGAGCTGCTCGAACGTGCACGCGAGGTCGAGACCGCGCCACCGCAGGCCGACTCCGGCGACGAGGAACTGCCCGACTTCATCGACACCGCGCCGCCGGCCATCGTCAACCTCGACGACGACGAGGAGGCGCTGATCGGCCGCGCGATCCCGGCCGCGCTGGCCTTCATCGGCGTGGCCTTCGGCATCTGCGGCCTGGCGCTGTCGGGGCTGCCGCCGCTGTCGGGCTTCGTCGGCAAGCTGGCGATGCTGTCGGCGCTGCTGCCGCGCCGCGACCTCGCGGCCTGGGTGTTCTTCGCCATGCTGATCCTCTCCGGGCTGATGGCCGCCACGGCGCTGGTGCGCATCGGCATCCGCCACTTCTGGACCTCGGGCGACCGGCCGGCGCCGACGCTGCGCATCGTCGAAGGCCTGCCGGTGGCCGGGCTGCTGGCGGCGCTGGTGACGCTGGTCGTGCTCGGCGAGCCGATGCTCGAGTACACCCGCGCGACGACCGAGGCGCTGCAGTCGCCCACGCTCTACATCGACGCCGTGCTGCGCGCCGAGCCGCTGCCGGCCCCGACGCTGGAGGCCGCACGATGA
- the mnhG gene encoding monovalent cation/H(+) antiporter subunit G, whose protein sequence is MNIVWTEVVVAALLLASGGIVLTAALGLWRLPDFFARMHAPALASTLATWLVGAATIVHFSIREGQLSLHVWLAVVLLSITAPVTTMVLARAALFRRRHAGDDLPPPLAGERPRQPRDLDAADD, encoded by the coding sequence ATGAACATCGTCTGGACCGAAGTCGTCGTCGCGGCGCTGCTGCTGGCCTCCGGCGGCATCGTGCTGACCGCGGCGCTGGGGCTGTGGCGGCTGCCGGACTTCTTCGCCCGCATGCACGCGCCGGCGCTGGCCTCGACGCTGGCCACCTGGCTGGTCGGCGCGGCGACCATCGTGCACTTCAGCATCCGCGAGGGGCAGCTGTCGCTGCACGTCTGGCTGGCGGTGGTGCTGCTGTCGATCACCGCGCCGGTGACGACGATGGTGCTGGCGCGCGCGGCGCTGTTCCGCCGCCGCCATGCCGGCGACGACCTGCCGCCGCCGCTGGCCGGCGAGCGG
- a CDS encoding K+/H+ antiporter subunit F: MTPLLAWSIAGTLALYALAMAIGLARLMRGPSAQDRVLALDFIYVVGMLMMLALAVLYDSRMYFEGALLMVLFGFVGSVAMAKFLLRGEAIE, from the coding sequence ATGACGCCGCTGCTCGCCTGGTCCATCGCCGGGACGCTGGCGCTGTACGCGCTGGCGATGGCCATCGGCCTGGCGCGCCTGATGCGCGGGCCGAGCGCGCAGGACCGCGTGCTCGCGCTGGACTTCATCTACGTCGTCGGCATGCTGATGATGCTGGCGCTGGCCGTGCTCTACGACAGCCGCATGTACTTCGAAGGCGCGCTGCTGATGGTGCTGTTCGGCTTCGTCGGCTCGGTGGCGATGGCCAAGTTCCTGCTGCGCGGGGAGGCCATCGAATGA
- a CDS encoding Na+/H+ antiporter subunit C, with protein sequence MEVVVSIAIGVLGGAGVWLLLRPRTFQVLIGLSLLSYAVNLFIFSVGSLAVNREPIVVPGVVPDLLNYTDPLPQSLVLTAIVIGFATTALFLVVLLALRGLSGGDHVDGQEEG encoded by the coding sequence ATGGAAGTCGTCGTCTCGATCGCCATCGGCGTGCTCGGCGGCGCCGGCGTCTGGCTGCTGCTCAGGCCGCGGACCTTCCAGGTGCTGATCGGCCTGTCGCTGCTGTCCTACGCGGTGAACCTGTTCATCTTCAGCGTCGGCAGCCTGGCCGTGAACCGCGAGCCCATCGTCGTGCCCGGCGTCGTGCCCGACCTGCTGAACTACACCGACCCGTTGCCGCAGTCGCTGGTGCTCACCGCCATCGTCATCGGCTTCGCGACGACGGCGCTGTTCCTCGTCGTGCTGCTGGCGCTGCGCGGCCTGTCGGGCGGCGACCACGTCGACGGCCAGGAGGAAGGCTGA
- a CDS encoding Na+/H+ antiporter subunit E yields MKRLLPAPLLSAGLFVMWLMLRPTFTPGSLLLGALLALVMPPLMSPLRPAAGPVRRPLAVARLVANVGVDVVLSALDVARGVLSARRRPPHGSFVVVPLELRDVHALAALAMITTVVPGTIWCELAPDRSALRLHVFDLVGEAEFVAHFKQRYERPLKEIFE; encoded by the coding sequence ATGAAGCGCCTGCTGCCCGCGCCGCTGCTGTCGGCCGGCCTGTTCGTCATGTGGCTGATGCTGCGGCCCACGTTCACGCCCGGCTCGCTGCTGCTGGGCGCGCTGCTGGCGCTGGTGATGCCGCCGCTGATGTCGCCGCTGCGCCCGGCCGCCGGCCCGGTGCGCCGGCCGCTGGCGGTGGCGCGCCTGGTGGCCAACGTCGGCGTCGACGTCGTGCTGTCGGCGCTGGACGTCGCGCGCGGCGTGCTGTCGGCGCGCCGCCGGCCGCCGCACGGGAGCTTCGTCGTCGTGCCGCTGGAACTGCGCGACGTGCACGCGCTGGCGGCGCTGGCGATGATCACCACCGTCGTGCCGGGCACGATCTGGTGCGAACTCGCGCCCGACCGCAGCGCGCTGCGCCTGCACGTGTTCGACCTCGTCGGCGAAGCCGAGTTCGTGGCGCACTTCAAGCAGCGTTACGAACGCCCGCTCAAGGAGATCTTCGAATGA